A region from the Gossypium hirsutum isolate 1008001.06 chromosome A08, Gossypium_hirsutum_v2.1, whole genome shotgun sequence genome encodes:
- the LOC107950015 gene encoding uncharacterized protein isoform X2, whose amino-acid sequence MLNASENSRNIPEGFALKLQSRSPEKNIETAIEITQFSGSFIQEQMKVSSSYASPDAPRSKNDQLPLKSPFGKKQTQSPTSKEPSCSPYRKEMHRGLCGDNMQLPVAKDVLSLSCHSTIQTIDNHLQRSVQDPSPDQDTQNSSKSKRISEVVLADMHPADKNKCIQQSPNFCEIGEKDMEHMLEYSNGSNIGNKGIEGGKTLLNMTDISSKLLADTKQLLSPSFDKLNIKVINMSEDILLHQQKVNKLEMLCSEIQFKLGSAYGQSCNIQYKSVAETKLLLYRLVYEKAKLQLMQVKRERLLNQVQLLRTGVRESQMLKLNYVKHPSVLAGRDTQLDNNTCSVRSGENREGTNDKVTTVKHQADALETKINNLTKSLCPHFKIKGELSCADTIDLLHDHLKKRTCWGCIRQDMQLWEVDVLQNRNGYHNVILNYHEFLSQSLTLDTSPNSSIFVGNKLNDINISKNFPNMDACSAFAFVFNHEYTTKYVGPKSLAQETQLSSWICSLLSLILRVV is encoded by the exons ATGCTGAATGCTTCTGAGAACTCTAGGAACATCCCTGAGGGATTTGCCTTGAAATTGCAATCAAGAAGCCCAGAGAAAAACATCGAGACTGCAATTGAAATAACCCAGTTCAGTGGAAGTTTCATTCAGGAACAGATGAAAGTTTCTTCTTCTTATGCTTCTCCAGATGCACCTAGAAGCAAAAATGACCAGTTGCCTTTAAAG AGCCCCTTCGGAAAGAAGCAAACTCAGAGTCCAACTTCAAAAGAGCCAAGTTGCAGCCCGTACAGGAAAGAAATGCATAGGGGACTGTGTGGTGATAATATGCAACTACCTGTTGCAAAGGATGTACTATCTCTTAGCTGCCATTCAACTATACAAACGATTGATAACCATCTTCAAAGATCTGTGCAGGACCCAAGTCCTGACCAAGACACTCAGAACTCTTCAAAAAGCAAAAGAATAAGTGAAGTAGTTCTTGCAGACATGCACCCTGCAGATAAAAATAAGTGTATCCAGCAGAGtccaaatttttgtgaaattggaGAAAAAGATATGGAGCATATGTTGGAATATTCGAATGGTAGTAACATAGGAAATAAAGGAATTGAAGGTGGCAAAACATTGCTGAATATGACTGAT ATTTCCAGCAAACTTTTGGCAGATACAAAACAGCTACTGTCTCCTAGTTTTGataaactaaatataaaagtG ATAAACATGTCGGAAGATATATTACTTCATCAGCAGAAGGTTAATAAGTTAGAGATGCTCTGTTCTGAAATCCAATTCAAACTAGGTTCA GCATATGGTCAATCCTGCAATATTCAGTACAAGAG TGTAGCTGAAACAAAACTATTGCTCTATAGATTAGTTTATGAAAAGGCTAAATTGCAGTTGATGCAAGTGAAGCGTGAAAGACTGCTG AATCAGGTACAGTTACTGAGAACTGGAGTTCGGGAGTCTCAAATGTTGAAGTTAAATTATGTCAAGCATCCATCTGTGTTAGCTGGAAGAGACACTCAACTTGACAATAATACATGTTCAGTTAGATCTGGAGAGAACCGTGAG GGAACCAATGATAAAGTTACGACAGTGAAGCATCAGGCTGATGCTCTGGAGACGAAGATAAACAATCTAACCAAGTCTCTTTGTCCTCACTTCAAGATAAAAGGAGAACTGAGTTGTGCGGATACTATTGATTTGCTTCATGATCATCTAAAGAAGAGAACTTGTTGGGGATGTATACGCCAGGATATGCAG TTGTGGGAGGTTGATGTTTTGCAGAATAGGAATGGCTATCATAATGTTATTCTCAACTACCATGAGTTCTTATCTCaaag TCTTACATTAGACACCAGTCCAAATTCAAGCATTTTTGTTGGAAACAAATTGAACGATATAAACATCAGTAAG AACTTCCCAAACATGGATGCTTGTTCTGCATTTGCTTTTGTCTTTAACCATGAATATACTACGAAATATGTTGGGCCCAAAAGTCTGGCGCAAGAAACACAA CTAAGCAGCTGGATTTGCAGCTTGCTTTCATTGATTTTGAGAGTGGTGTAA
- the LOC107950022 gene encoding phospholipase A1-II 7, whose product MVKSDMASQWRVLSGENDWDGLLQPLNLDLRHYIIHYGQRAGSVGDLYNHNKHGEFPKDKFFAEAGLEKGNDFKYSVTHYIHAESDIVEPSWFGFVAVTTDEGKAVLGRRDILIAWRGTIHYTEWINDLIANPKSASELFGTGTEAKVHSGFLSLYTGTRSNSAVDNLSARHQVRDALRELMDKYKDEEISITVTGFSLGGALATLNAMDIVANGYNKPSSSLLGANNPCMVTTFTFGSPRVGDCGFKQLFKKLVDHHHLRLLRIRNANDPVHKWPFCTLTHVGKKLTVYSNESPYLKQKWLFGTLECTSNPRPNDYHPNIVTEEEIIASRGLFFNWVADSVSAHNMDVYLHGIAGVQEGTSGFHLEVDLDIALVNKYLDRLKEKHGIPDYWWEGENRKRMVQEANGHWKVKG is encoded by the exons atggttaAGTCCGACATGGCATCTCAGTGGAGGGTACTGAGTGGCGAGAACGACTGGGATGGTTTACTCCAACCACTGAATCTCGATCTCCGCCACTACATTATTCACTACGGTCAAAGGGCTGGTTCTGTTGGTGATCTTTACAATCATAACAAACATGGTGAATTCCCCAAAGATAAGTTTTTTGCAGAGGCCGGCCTTGAAAAAGGAAATGATTTCAAGTACAGCGTCACCCACTACATTCATGCAGAGTCAGATATTGTTGAGCCCTCATGGTTTGGATTTGTGGCAGTAACAACAGATGAAGGAAAGGCTGTTCTTGGAAGGAGGGACATTTTGATTGCTTGGAGAGGAACCATACATTACACTGAGTGGATTAATGATTTAATCGCTAATCCGAAATCTGCTTCAGAATTGTTCGGGACTGGCACTGAGGCGAAGGTGCACTCCGGTTTCTTGTCTCTTTATACTGGAACAAGGTCAAATTCTGCTGTTGACAACCTCAGTGCTAGACACCAG GTTCGAGATGCCCTAAGAGAACTGATGGACAAATACAAAGACGAGGAAATAAGCATAACTGTTACAGGATTCAGCTTGGGTGGAGCATTAGCGACCCTAAATGCAATGGACATCGTTGCCAATGGATATAACAAGCCCAGCAGCTCCCTACTGGGTGCAAACAACCCGTGCATGGTGACAACTTTCACATTCGGCAGCCCTCGGGTTGGAGACTGTGGGTTCAAACAACTATTTAAGAAACTCGTTGATCATCATCATCTTCGTCTTCTAAGAATTAGAAATGCCAATGACCCGGTTCATAAATGGCCATTTTGTACCCTTACCCATGTGGGAAAAAAGTTGACCGTTTACAGCAACGAATCACCCTACTTGAAGCAGAAGTGGCTTTTCGGAACATTGGAATGTACTTCTAATCCTCGCCCGAATGATTATCATCCAAATATTGTTACCGAGGAAGAAATAATAGCCAGCAGAGGCTTGTTTTTTAACTGGGTAGCTGACTCTGTTAGTGCCCATAATATGGATGTATACCTGCATGGGATTGCGGGGGTACAAGAGGGAACGTCTGGGTTTCATTTGGAAGTTGATCTTGATATTGCACTGGTGAATAAGTATTTAGACCGCCTGAAAGAGAAGCACGGAATTCCTGACTATTGGTGGGAAGGTGAGAATCGCAAAAGAATGGTTCAAGAGGCTAATGGCCATTGGAAGGTTAAAGGTTAA
- the LOC107887910 gene encoding uncharacterized protein → MASKFPDEPPSNTQETDEETIAFRKKLSRRVSFAECEITSVHIFNRDDDYESPQHSTPTPASERGNEVLGLFRDLIDSDDDDNDDDVLSVEKSFLRPMESPSPGGSSTVGSAISNDEDNFFGPVSANFIQPGRLSDSAASDDNHDITMDSITFYMHFRSIAGSESGELNTLTTTGVCLPSEEKMPCQATMPSDLKSFMVLMKAKKVKSPSPVPISKFSGGEESNGMSLVGESMRRYDYGKLSPTLEALLAEGSKEFNAIPAFESTTPRSSSEVALSYGHKNDCTELSNYRNQELCNMNNHDMSGKGISFAQDKMIESTGDSATTLTDQTMCDCSSNTKDGSVAENFVGHQIQTPNQLNKEEMHRSPLAGSIHSLSAKRQQLLLDTTNSPRHALFVTPSPKQSGSFLSQGSIKQGGSLPSVLKSNIKLKNLECTPLGSAFNDGILKSKIRLSDSLSSRASACSFSKIMEPSEGFQCQQVTAPTINLEEQLSGVGLKQGEIDGPVTPKNISYLSQDGGTTELLEDKEHYEKYAERMGITTSPSKCTHSGKKMIHHSMTPVDPLDGTQVASAFNSSPMGITREIGKDKRDLDTAYKLVSPLVNRS, encoded by the exons ATGGCTTCCAAATTCCCCGACGAACCACCCTCAAACACGCAGGAAACGGACGAAGAAACCATCGCATTCAGGAAGAAGCTGTCGCGGCGAGTTAGTTTCGCTGAGTGCGAGATCACCTCGGTCCACATCTTCAACCGCGACGATGACTACGAGTCCCCGCAGCATTCCACTCCCACGCCAGCCTCTGAAAGGGGAAATGAAGTGCTGGGTCTCTTTAGGGATTTGATTGACAGTGATGACgatgataatgatgatgacgTTTTGAGTGTGGAGAAGTCGTTCTTGAGGCCGATGGAGTCGCCTTCTCCCGGTGGAAGTAGCACAGTTGGATCTGCTATTTCTAATGACG AAGACAACTTTTTCGGACCAGTGTCTGCAAACTTCATTCAACCTGGAAGATTATCTGATTCTGCTGCTTCAGATGACAACCACGATATCACTATGGATTCAATAACATTTTATATGCACTTTCGTAGCATTGCAGGTTCAGAGTCAGGAGAGCTCAATACTTTAACTACCACAGGAGTTTGTCTTCCATCTGAAGAGAAGATGCCTTGCCAAGCTACCATGCCGTCTGATCTAAAAAGTTTTATGGTGTTAATGAAGGCGAAGAAGGTAAAGTCACCGTCACCTGTGCCTATCAGTAAATTTAGTGGTGGTGAAGAATCTAATGGCATGAGCCTTGTTGGAGAAAGCATGCGTAGGTATGATTATGGAAAGCTCTCTCCCACATTGGAAGCTCTTCTGGCTGAAGGCAGTAAGGAGTTTAATGCCATTCCTGCTTTTGAATCTACCACTCCAAGGTCATCAAGCGAAGTTGCCTTATCTTATGGTCATAAGAATGACTGCACGGAACTGTCAAATTATAGGAATCAAGAGCTCTGCAACATGAATAATCATGATATGTCTGGTAAGGGCATTTCTTTTGCTCAGGACAAAATGATTGAGTCAACAGGTGATTCAGCAACCACTCTTACTGATCAAACTATGTGTGACTGCTCGTCAAACACTAAGGATGGTtcagttgctgaaaattttgttgGTCACCAAATCCAAACTCCTAATCAGCTGAATAAA gaaGAAATGCATAGGTCTCCATTAGCAGGTTCCATACACTCATTATCTGCTAAAAGACAACAATTACTTCTGGATACTACAAATTCACCAAGACATGCACTGTTTGTTACTCCGTCCCCAAAACAATCTGGTTCTTTTTTGAGTCAGGGAAGCATAAAACAGGGTGGGAGTTTGCCTTCTGTCCTGAAAAGtaacatcaaattaaaaaatcTGGAGTGTACTCCCCTTGGTTCTGCTttcaatgatggaattttgaAGTCAAAAATTAGATTATCAGATTCCCTTTCTTCTAGAGCTTCAGCTTGTTCATTCAGTAAAATTATGGAACCGAGTGAAGGTTTCCAGTGCCAACAGGTAACTGCACCCACTATTAATCTGGAGGAGCAGTTATCTGGTGTTGGTCTAAAGCAGGGGGAAATTGATGGTCCTGTAACTCCAAAAAACATCAGCTACTTGAGCCAAGATGGAGGGACCACAGAGCTTTTAGAAGATAAAGAACATTATGAAAAATATGCTGAAAGAATGGGCATAACTACTTCACCATCTAAGTGCACTCACTCAGGAAAGAAAATGATCCATCATTCAATGACTCCAGTAGATCCTTTAGATGGAACACAAGTAGCTTCTGCATTTAATTCCTCACCCATGGGGATCACACGTGAAATTGGCAAAGATAAAAGAGATCTTGATACAGCCTATAAGCTTGTTTCTCCACTGGTGAATAGGTCATAA
- the LOC107950015 gene encoding uncharacterized protein isoform X1, translating into MLNASENSRNIPEGFALKLQSRSPEKNIETAIEITQFSGSFIQEQMKVSSSYASPDAPRSKNDQLPLKSGAMIAQSPFGKKQTQSPTSKEPSCSPYRKEMHRGLCGDNMQLPVAKDVLSLSCHSTIQTIDNHLQRSVQDPSPDQDTQNSSKSKRISEVVLADMHPADKNKCIQQSPNFCEIGEKDMEHMLEYSNGSNIGNKGIEGGKTLLNMTDISSKLLADTKQLLSPSFDKLNIKVINMSEDILLHQQKVNKLEMLCSEIQFKLGSAYGQSCNIQYKSVAETKLLLYRLVYEKAKLQLMQVKRERLLNQVQLLRTGVRESQMLKLNYVKHPSVLAGRDTQLDNNTCSVRSGENREGTNDKVTTVKHQADALETKINNLTKSLCPHFKIKGELSCADTIDLLHDHLKKRTCWGCIRQDMQLWEVDVLQNRNGYHNVILNYHEFLSQSLTLDTSPNSSIFVGNKLNDINISKNFPNMDACSAFAFVFNHEYTTKYVGPKSLAQETQLSSWICSLLSLILRVV; encoded by the exons ATGCTGAATGCTTCTGAGAACTCTAGGAACATCCCTGAGGGATTTGCCTTGAAATTGCAATCAAGAAGCCCAGAGAAAAACATCGAGACTGCAATTGAAATAACCCAGTTCAGTGGAAGTTTCATTCAGGAACAGATGAAAGTTTCTTCTTCTTATGCTTCTCCAGATGCACCTAGAAGCAAAAATGACCAGTTGCCTTTAAAG TCTGGTGCAATGATTGCTCAGAGCCCCTTCGGAAAGAAGCAAACTCAGAGTCCAACTTCAAAAGAGCCAAGTTGCAGCCCGTACAGGAAAGAAATGCATAGGGGACTGTGTGGTGATAATATGCAACTACCTGTTGCAAAGGATGTACTATCTCTTAGCTGCCATTCAACTATACAAACGATTGATAACCATCTTCAAAGATCTGTGCAGGACCCAAGTCCTGACCAAGACACTCAGAACTCTTCAAAAAGCAAAAGAATAAGTGAAGTAGTTCTTGCAGACATGCACCCTGCAGATAAAAATAAGTGTATCCAGCAGAGtccaaatttttgtgaaattggaGAAAAAGATATGGAGCATATGTTGGAATATTCGAATGGTAGTAACATAGGAAATAAAGGAATTGAAGGTGGCAAAACATTGCTGAATATGACTGAT ATTTCCAGCAAACTTTTGGCAGATACAAAACAGCTACTGTCTCCTAGTTTTGataaactaaatataaaagtG ATAAACATGTCGGAAGATATATTACTTCATCAGCAGAAGGTTAATAAGTTAGAGATGCTCTGTTCTGAAATCCAATTCAAACTAGGTTCA GCATATGGTCAATCCTGCAATATTCAGTACAAGAG TGTAGCTGAAACAAAACTATTGCTCTATAGATTAGTTTATGAAAAGGCTAAATTGCAGTTGATGCAAGTGAAGCGTGAAAGACTGCTG AATCAGGTACAGTTACTGAGAACTGGAGTTCGGGAGTCTCAAATGTTGAAGTTAAATTATGTCAAGCATCCATCTGTGTTAGCTGGAAGAGACACTCAACTTGACAATAATACATGTTCAGTTAGATCTGGAGAGAACCGTGAG GGAACCAATGATAAAGTTACGACAGTGAAGCATCAGGCTGATGCTCTGGAGACGAAGATAAACAATCTAACCAAGTCTCTTTGTCCTCACTTCAAGATAAAAGGAGAACTGAGTTGTGCGGATACTATTGATTTGCTTCATGATCATCTAAAGAAGAGAACTTGTTGGGGATGTATACGCCAGGATATGCAG TTGTGGGAGGTTGATGTTTTGCAGAATAGGAATGGCTATCATAATGTTATTCTCAACTACCATGAGTTCTTATCTCaaag TCTTACATTAGACACCAGTCCAAATTCAAGCATTTTTGTTGGAAACAAATTGAACGATATAAACATCAGTAAG AACTTCCCAAACATGGATGCTTGTTCTGCATTTGCTTTTGTCTTTAACCATGAATATACTACGAAATATGTTGGGCCCAAAAGTCTGGCGCAAGAAACACAA CTAAGCAGCTGGATTTGCAGCTTGCTTTCATTGATTTTGAGAGTGGTGTAA
- the LOC107950015 gene encoding uncharacterized protein isoform X3, with protein sequence MLNASENSRNIPEGFALKLQSRSPEKNIETAIEITQFSGSFIQEQMKVSSSYASPDAPRSKNDQLPLKSGAMIAQSPFGKKQTQSPTSKEPSCSPYRKEMHRGLCGDNMQLPVAKDVLSLSCHSTIQTIDNHLQRSVQDPSPDQDTQNSSKSKRISEVVLADMHPADKNKCIQQSPNFCEIGEKDMEHMLEYSNGSNIGNKGIEGGKTLLNMTDISSKLLADTKQLLSPSFDKLNIKVINMSEDILLHQQKVNKLEMLCSEIQFKLGSAYGQSCNIQYKSVAETKLLLYRLVYEKAKLQLMQVKRERLLNQVQLLRTGVRESQMLKLNYVKHPSVLAGRDTQLDNNTCSVRSGENREGTNDKVTTVKHQADALETKINNLTKSLCPHFKIKGELSCADTIDLLHDHLKKRTCWGCIRQDMQLWEVDVLQNRNGYHNVILNYHEFLSQSLTLDTSPNSSIFVGNKLNDINISKNFPNMDACSAFAFVFNHEYTTKYVGPKSLAQETQFTFTKSA encoded by the exons ATGCTGAATGCTTCTGAGAACTCTAGGAACATCCCTGAGGGATTTGCCTTGAAATTGCAATCAAGAAGCCCAGAGAAAAACATCGAGACTGCAATTGAAATAACCCAGTTCAGTGGAAGTTTCATTCAGGAACAGATGAAAGTTTCTTCTTCTTATGCTTCTCCAGATGCACCTAGAAGCAAAAATGACCAGTTGCCTTTAAAG TCTGGTGCAATGATTGCTCAGAGCCCCTTCGGAAAGAAGCAAACTCAGAGTCCAACTTCAAAAGAGCCAAGTTGCAGCCCGTACAGGAAAGAAATGCATAGGGGACTGTGTGGTGATAATATGCAACTACCTGTTGCAAAGGATGTACTATCTCTTAGCTGCCATTCAACTATACAAACGATTGATAACCATCTTCAAAGATCTGTGCAGGACCCAAGTCCTGACCAAGACACTCAGAACTCTTCAAAAAGCAAAAGAATAAGTGAAGTAGTTCTTGCAGACATGCACCCTGCAGATAAAAATAAGTGTATCCAGCAGAGtccaaatttttgtgaaattggaGAAAAAGATATGGAGCATATGTTGGAATATTCGAATGGTAGTAACATAGGAAATAAAGGAATTGAAGGTGGCAAAACATTGCTGAATATGACTGAT ATTTCCAGCAAACTTTTGGCAGATACAAAACAGCTACTGTCTCCTAGTTTTGataaactaaatataaaagtG ATAAACATGTCGGAAGATATATTACTTCATCAGCAGAAGGTTAATAAGTTAGAGATGCTCTGTTCTGAAATCCAATTCAAACTAGGTTCA GCATATGGTCAATCCTGCAATATTCAGTACAAGAG TGTAGCTGAAACAAAACTATTGCTCTATAGATTAGTTTATGAAAAGGCTAAATTGCAGTTGATGCAAGTGAAGCGTGAAAGACTGCTG AATCAGGTACAGTTACTGAGAACTGGAGTTCGGGAGTCTCAAATGTTGAAGTTAAATTATGTCAAGCATCCATCTGTGTTAGCTGGAAGAGACACTCAACTTGACAATAATACATGTTCAGTTAGATCTGGAGAGAACCGTGAG GGAACCAATGATAAAGTTACGACAGTGAAGCATCAGGCTGATGCTCTGGAGACGAAGATAAACAATCTAACCAAGTCTCTTTGTCCTCACTTCAAGATAAAAGGAGAACTGAGTTGTGCGGATACTATTGATTTGCTTCATGATCATCTAAAGAAGAGAACTTGTTGGGGATGTATACGCCAGGATATGCAG TTGTGGGAGGTTGATGTTTTGCAGAATAGGAATGGCTATCATAATGTTATTCTCAACTACCATGAGTTCTTATCTCaaag TCTTACATTAGACACCAGTCCAAATTCAAGCATTTTTGTTGGAAACAAATTGAACGATATAAACATCAGTAAG AACTTCCCAAACATGGATGCTTGTTCTGCATTTGCTTTTGTCTTTAACCATGAATATACTACGAAATATGTTGGGCCCAAAAGTCTGGCGCAAGAAACACAA TTCACTTTTACGAAATCTGCTTGA